A stretch of DNA from Paenibacillus sp.:
CGCGGAATACAGCTTTAAATGGTCGAACCGTTCGCCCGTGCGGTCGTATCGCTTCGTCGCGTTTTCCAATTCGATGACGAGAACGCGGTACGCCGGCGCATCCAAATCGATCTGCAAAAATTCCGCCTTCTGCATAAATTCGAGCTTCGTGATGTGGTTCGTGACCAGACGATTCAAAATTTTGCCGCGCAAAATGCCGATGTTTTCCTTCTCGCGAATGTTGTATTCGAAGGCGTGGCGCAGCTCGTCGCACACCTGCTTCAGCGTCGAGAGCAGTTCCTCTTCGTCGACGGGCTTGAGCAAATAGTTGTCGACGCGGTATTTCAGCGCTTCTTTCAGATATTCGAAGTCGTTGTAGCCGCTTAGTATGACGACGGGCTGCTGCATGCGGCGCTCCCGCATCGTCCGGATCAGGTCGAGTCCGCTCAGCACCGGCATCGAGATGTCGGTGATAACGAAATGGATCGGCTCCCGCTCCAGCGCCTCCAGCGCTTCCTTGCCGTTCGCCGCTTCCGCCGCCACCTGGAAGCCGTGCTCCGCCCAGTCGACGATCGCGGCGAGGCCGCCGCGGATATCTTCTTCGTCGTCCACGATCATCACTTTAAACATACTGCGCCTTCATCTCCTGATGGAATTTTGCGGGGAGCCGGATCGAGACCGTCGTGCCCTCCCCGGGGGCGCTGCGGATGCTCACGCCGTACGGGGAGCCGAACAGCAGCGCGATGCGCGAATGGACGTTGCGCAGGCCGATGTTGTCGCTCTCCGGATTTTTGTCGAGGAGCTGTAGACGAAGCGCTTCGACGAGCGAGCCGTCCATGCCTTCGCCGTTGTCCGCGCAATCGATGACCAAATCGTCCCCGTCGCGGCGTCCGGCGATGCGAATTTCGCACGCCGCCGATTTGTTCGCGAAGCCGTGAGCGATCGCGTTCTCGAGGAGCGGCTGCAGCACCAGCTTCGGGATGCCGAGTTGCAGCAAGTCTGCGTCGATGTCCGCTTCGACGCGCAGGCGATCCCGGAAGCGGATTTCCTGCAGCTTGACGTAAGAGAGCGTGTATTCGAGCTCCTCCTCGAGCGATACGATTCTATGGCGGCCCTTCACGTTCCAACGGTAAATGTCCGCCAAAATTTTCACCATGCCGGACACCTCCCGCTCGCCGCTGCGGACGAGCTTCATTCGGATCACTTCCAGCGTATTGAACAGGAAATGGGGGTGGATCTGCAGCTGCAGCGCGCGCAGCTCCGCTTCCTTCTCCCGGAGCTTGCTGACATATACGATCTCTATGTATTCCCGCAGACGTTCGCACATCGAAATAAAGCTTGCCGCCAGCAGCCCGATCTCGTCCTTGGAGCGGATCTGGATCGAGTCGGTCGCGAGATCGCCGCGCGCGACGCGTTTCGTAAATTGGACGAGCTGCTTAATGGACACCGTCACGCTGCGGCTGAGCCACAGGCTGAGCGCGCAGGCGACGGCGAACGTCACCCCCGCGGCGGTCATGAGGTAGGTTTGCACATCCCGTTTGCTGCGGGCGATGTCGCGGGAGGCGGCGTCGGAGCGCTCGGCCAGAATGCGTTCGATTTGCAGCAGCAGCTCGCCTGCGGTTTCGAATTTCTCGTCCGCGGCCATCGCTTCGTCCAAGATCAGCCCTTGGAACGCGAGTTTATGCTCTCCGGTGAGCCCCCTTGTCGACATCGACTCGATGATGGTGTTGGAGCGCGTCTGCCATTGATCGAACGCGTTCGAGTACGCATCGATCATATCCAGTACGTCCCGGTTGGCGCC
This window harbors:
- a CDS encoding sensor histidine kinase: MILLQRGHLYWKLLALLLIPLTVFLITTLAAIVRFGYMTDDIQRLYRDTTLGVQLIRYASNNMNQALVAQRTLIFTDYKSKKYQSIYDDYKRNVRTAIENTEKAKAHLAGSTGASLSSSAGANRDVLDMIDAYSNAFDQWQTRSNTIIESMSTRGLTGEHKLAFQGLILDEAMAADEKFETAGELLLQIERILAERSDAASRDIARSKRDVQTYLMTAAGVTFAVACALSLWLSRSVTVSIKQLVQFTKRVARGDLATDSIQIRSKDEIGLLAASFISMCERLREYIEIVYVSKLREKEAELRALQLQIHPHFLFNTLEVIRMKLVRSGEREVSGMVKILADIYRWNVKGRHRIVSLEEELEYTLSYVKLQEIRFRDRLRVEADIDADLLQLGIPKLVLQPLLENAIAHGFANKSAACEIRIAGRRDGDDLVIDCADNGEGMDGSLVEALRLQLLDKNPESDNIGLRNVHSRIALLFGSPYGVSIRSAPGEGTTVSIRLPAKFHQEMKAQYV